The Brassica napus cultivar Da-Ae chromosome C7, Da-Ae, whole genome shotgun sequence genome has a segment encoding these proteins:
- the LOC106395725 gene encoding precursor of CEP6, with protein sequence MKLSAYIIHTILFMSIVFDKIKYNEARQLQTDGKDRDHQFTAGYTDDFGPTSPGNSPGIGHKMKENNDTVEGLKDDFMKPTATPGHSSDVGHAVKNSEPKA encoded by the coding sequence ATGAAACTCTCAGCTTATATCATTCATACCATTCTCTTCATGTCGAttgtatttgataaaataaaatacaatgagGCAAGACAGTTGCAAACAGACGGTAAAGATCGTGATCATCAATTCACGGCCGGTTACACTGATGATTTCGGGCCTACTTCACCAGGTAATAGTCCGGGCATTGGTCATAAGATGAAGGAGAATAATGATACTGTTGAAGGGCTTAAAGATGACTTCATGAAGCCTACAGCGACACCAGGACATAGTTCCGACGTTGGACATGCTGTCAAGAACAGTGAGCCTAAGGCTTAA
- the BNAC07G48610D gene encoding precursor of CEP5, with the protein MEYMGQKKTLFACVFLMMVLFLGFTCVHGRILKNMNVDHEDNKKMMVMHYGLMVDQTTVQLSPSPPSPSPPPPGGKGAEDFRPTSPGHSPGIGHSLPHN; encoded by the coding sequence ATGGAATATATGGGTCAGAAGAAAACATTGTTCGCCTGTGTTTTTCTAATGATGGTGCTCTTTTTAGGGTTTACTTGCGTCCACGGACGAATCCTAAAAAATATGAATGTTGATCATGAAGATAACAAGAAAATGATGGTAATGCACTACGGACTGATGGTTGATCAAACGACGGTGCAGCTCTCGCCATCACCACCGTCGCCTTCACCGCCGCCACCGGGAGGTAAGGGAGCAGAAGATTTTAGGCCTACATCACCCGGTCATAGCCCTGGCATTGGCCATAGTTTACCCCACAACTAA
- the LOC106390359 gene encoding uncharacterized protein LOC106390359 isoform X1: MDCTRVNWEALDALIIDFVTSENLVVEEDACANSSPSPSSSPCISSSSYHARLIIRRIRNSIESGDIQNAIDTLRSHAPFVLDDHRILFRLQKQKFIELLRKGRHEDRVAAIHCLRTCVAPSALDAYPHSKQPFLFSLFLFLFKLSEAYEEFKHLLLALIYDKDDQTSPVSNEWAEKRRYEMAGLMSSVLRASLQAYDPLFSMTLRYLISIHKGFCFHQGISSAVSDLTHRLLLEERDPPATPLESMYEAPPFDEVDIQALAHAVELTRQGAVDSMKFAKGDLFQAFQNELCRMQLDVSVLDELVKEYCIYRGIVDSEIQMITGPVKRNQFEVAHRLSRDCSTEIDLNTSQHSDVEDYSMLDGALVNDAEMSSKEGGEVGSERTNVSEDCSNSWSNKCENTRALVRIRSHMNCESNKRKRWRGRIDETDRLPDPSFSKSETGINPLENKYEIALALKELVSRGMVAEAVNEISTMDPDFFTQNPVLHFHLKQVEFLKLVSAGDHNGALKVACSHLGPLAANDQSLLKTLKETLVVLLQPDGNTTGKDLPLNDLANTLQVSVGNRLGIEEPQLMKIIRATLHSHTEWFKLQMCKDRFSNLLKIDSLKEVNTDLIGAIKSRSNKENNANLSSQLTTTSSSTMTSEDGGSSSLMMTTQTSSREALWEESAILKVMEFLALSRSDAIQLLSQYNGNAEAVIQQLFG, encoded by the exons ATGGATTGTACGCGGGTGAATTGGGAAGCGCTCGATGCTCTGATCATCGATTTCGTTACCTCCGAGAACCTGGTGGTAGAAGAAGACGCATGCGCGAATTCATCGCCGTCTCCTTCTTCGTCGCCTTGCATCTCCTCATCGTCGTATCACGCTAGATTGATCATTCGCCGGATCCGAAACTCGATTGAGTCCGGGGACATTCAGAACGCCATCGACACCCTTCGCTCTCACGCTCCTTTCGTCCTCGATGATCACAGGATTCTCTTTCGCCTTCAGAAACAG AAATTTATTGAGCTGCTGAGGAAAGGAAGGCATGAAGACCGTGTTGCTGCTATTCATTGCTTGAGGACTTGTGTTGCTCCCTCTGCTCTCGATGCCTATccg CATAGCAAGCAACCCTTCTTGTTTTCCTTATTTCTCTTTCTATTCAAGTTATCA GAAGCGTACGAGGAGTTCAAGCATCTCCTTCTTGCACTCATTTATGATAAAGATGATCAAACCTCTCCAGTTTCAAACGAG TGGGCAGAGAAAAGAAGGTACGAAATGGCTGGACTGATGTCATCTGTCTTGAGGGCTTCTTTACAAGCATATGATCCTCTATTTTCAATGACCCTAAGATATCTGATCAG CATACATAAAGGATTTTGCTTTCACCAAGGGATTTCCTCCGCAGTTTCTGATCTCACCCATAGGTTGCTCTTGGAGGAACGTGATCCCCCCGCTACTCCTCTGGAAAGCATGTACGAAGCACCACCCTTTGATGAG GTGGACATACAGGCTCTTGCTCATGCGGTTGAGCTCACTAGACAAGGTGCCGTTGATAGCATGAAATTTGCCAAAGGTGACCTCTTCCAGGCTTTCCAGAATGAATTGTGCAGGATGCAATTAGATGTTTCTGTTCTTGATGAGCTTGTTAAGGAGTACTGCATATACAGGGGTATTGTTGATTCAG AGATACAAATGATCACGGGTCCTGTCAAACGCAACCAATTTGAGGTGGCCCATAGGTTATCAAGAGATTGTTCTACTGAAATAGATCTCAACACAAGTCAACATTCAGATGTCGAGGACTACAGCATGCTTGATGGCGCACTCGTAAATGACGCTGAAATGTCTAGCAAAGAAGGAGGTGAAGTTGGCAGTGAACGAACCAATGTTTCTGAAGATTGCAGCAATAGCTGGTCAAACAAATGTGAAAACACAAGAGCTCTGGTTAGAATTAGATCCCATATGAACTGTGAGAGCAATAAACGAAAAAGATGGCGAGGGAGAATTGATGAAACGGATCGTCTTCCTGATCCTTCATTTTCGAAGTCTGAGACAGGCATAAACCCTTTAGAGAATAAGTATGAAATAGCCTTGGCGCTGAAGGAATTGGTTAGTAGAGGAATGGTAGCAGAAGCCGTTAATGAGATCAGCACCATGGATCCAGACTTTTTCACACAGAATCCGGTTTTACATTTCCATCTTAAGCAG GTTGAATTTCTAAAGCTGGTGAGTGCTGGTGATCACAACGGAGCACTAAAGGTCGCGTGCTCTCACTTAGGTCCCTTGGCAGCCAATGACCAGTCTTTACTGAAGACATTGAAGGAAACTTTGGTAGTTTTACTCCAACCCGACGGAAACACAACTGGGAAAGATTTGCCTTTGAATGATCTGGCCAATACGCTGCAG GTTTCTGTGGGTAATAGGCTGGGGATCGAAGAACCGCAGcttatgaaaataataagagcGACGCTTCACTCGCATACTGAGTGGTTCAAGCTTCAGATGTGTAAAGACCGGTTCAGTAACCTCCTTAAGATAGATTCTTTGAAAGAAGTGAACACTGATTTGATCGGTGCTATCAAATCAAGATCAAACAAAGAGAACAACGCAAACTTGTCATCTCAGCTCACGACGACGTCTTCGAGCACCATGACCTCCGAAGATGGTGGTAGCAGCAGCTTGATGATGACGACTCAGACTTCGTCAAGAGAGGCCTTGTGGGAAGAAAGTGCAATACTTAAAGTAATG GAATTTCTGGCGTTGTCGAGGTCTGATGCAATACAACTACTATCACAATACAATGGAAACGCTGAGGCTGTGATCCAGCAACTCTTTGGCTAA
- the LOC106390359 gene encoding uncharacterized protein LOC106390359 isoform X2 translates to MDCTRVNWEALDALIIDFVTSENLVVEEDACANSSPSPSSSPCISSSSYHARLIIRRIRNSIESGDIQNAIDTLRSHAPFVLDDHRILFRLQKQKFIELLRKGRHEDRVAAIHCLRTCVAPSALDAYPEAYEEFKHLLLALIYDKDDQTSPVSNEWAEKRRYEMAGLMSSVLRASLQAYDPLFSMTLRYLISIHKGFCFHQGISSAVSDLTHRLLLEERDPPATPLESMYEAPPFDEVDIQALAHAVELTRQGAVDSMKFAKGDLFQAFQNELCRMQLDVSVLDELVKEYCIYRGIVDSEIQMITGPVKRNQFEVAHRLSRDCSTEIDLNTSQHSDVEDYSMLDGALVNDAEMSSKEGGEVGSERTNVSEDCSNSWSNKCENTRALVRIRSHMNCESNKRKRWRGRIDETDRLPDPSFSKSETGINPLENKYEIALALKELVSRGMVAEAVNEISTMDPDFFTQNPVLHFHLKQVEFLKLVSAGDHNGALKVACSHLGPLAANDQSLLKTLKETLVVLLQPDGNTTGKDLPLNDLANTLQVSVGNRLGIEEPQLMKIIRATLHSHTEWFKLQMCKDRFSNLLKIDSLKEVNTDLIGAIKSRSNKENNANLSSQLTTTSSSTMTSEDGGSSSLMMTTQTSSREALWEESAILKVMEFLALSRSDAIQLLSQYNGNAEAVIQQLFG, encoded by the exons ATGGATTGTACGCGGGTGAATTGGGAAGCGCTCGATGCTCTGATCATCGATTTCGTTACCTCCGAGAACCTGGTGGTAGAAGAAGACGCATGCGCGAATTCATCGCCGTCTCCTTCTTCGTCGCCTTGCATCTCCTCATCGTCGTATCACGCTAGATTGATCATTCGCCGGATCCGAAACTCGATTGAGTCCGGGGACATTCAGAACGCCATCGACACCCTTCGCTCTCACGCTCCTTTCGTCCTCGATGATCACAGGATTCTCTTTCGCCTTCAGAAACAG AAATTTATTGAGCTGCTGAGGAAAGGAAGGCATGAAGACCGTGTTGCTGCTATTCATTGCTTGAGGACTTGTGTTGCTCCCTCTGCTCTCGATGCCTATccg GAAGCGTACGAGGAGTTCAAGCATCTCCTTCTTGCACTCATTTATGATAAAGATGATCAAACCTCTCCAGTTTCAAACGAG TGGGCAGAGAAAAGAAGGTACGAAATGGCTGGACTGATGTCATCTGTCTTGAGGGCTTCTTTACAAGCATATGATCCTCTATTTTCAATGACCCTAAGATATCTGATCAG CATACATAAAGGATTTTGCTTTCACCAAGGGATTTCCTCCGCAGTTTCTGATCTCACCCATAGGTTGCTCTTGGAGGAACGTGATCCCCCCGCTACTCCTCTGGAAAGCATGTACGAAGCACCACCCTTTGATGAG GTGGACATACAGGCTCTTGCTCATGCGGTTGAGCTCACTAGACAAGGTGCCGTTGATAGCATGAAATTTGCCAAAGGTGACCTCTTCCAGGCTTTCCAGAATGAATTGTGCAGGATGCAATTAGATGTTTCTGTTCTTGATGAGCTTGTTAAGGAGTACTGCATATACAGGGGTATTGTTGATTCAG AGATACAAATGATCACGGGTCCTGTCAAACGCAACCAATTTGAGGTGGCCCATAGGTTATCAAGAGATTGTTCTACTGAAATAGATCTCAACACAAGTCAACATTCAGATGTCGAGGACTACAGCATGCTTGATGGCGCACTCGTAAATGACGCTGAAATGTCTAGCAAAGAAGGAGGTGAAGTTGGCAGTGAACGAACCAATGTTTCTGAAGATTGCAGCAATAGCTGGTCAAACAAATGTGAAAACACAAGAGCTCTGGTTAGAATTAGATCCCATATGAACTGTGAGAGCAATAAACGAAAAAGATGGCGAGGGAGAATTGATGAAACGGATCGTCTTCCTGATCCTTCATTTTCGAAGTCTGAGACAGGCATAAACCCTTTAGAGAATAAGTATGAAATAGCCTTGGCGCTGAAGGAATTGGTTAGTAGAGGAATGGTAGCAGAAGCCGTTAATGAGATCAGCACCATGGATCCAGACTTTTTCACACAGAATCCGGTTTTACATTTCCATCTTAAGCAG GTTGAATTTCTAAAGCTGGTGAGTGCTGGTGATCACAACGGAGCACTAAAGGTCGCGTGCTCTCACTTAGGTCCCTTGGCAGCCAATGACCAGTCTTTACTGAAGACATTGAAGGAAACTTTGGTAGTTTTACTCCAACCCGACGGAAACACAACTGGGAAAGATTTGCCTTTGAATGATCTGGCCAATACGCTGCAG GTTTCTGTGGGTAATAGGCTGGGGATCGAAGAACCGCAGcttatgaaaataataagagcGACGCTTCACTCGCATACTGAGTGGTTCAAGCTTCAGATGTGTAAAGACCGGTTCAGTAACCTCCTTAAGATAGATTCTTTGAAAGAAGTGAACACTGATTTGATCGGTGCTATCAAATCAAGATCAAACAAAGAGAACAACGCAAACTTGTCATCTCAGCTCACGACGACGTCTTCGAGCACCATGACCTCCGAAGATGGTGGTAGCAGCAGCTTGATGATGACGACTCAGACTTCGTCAAGAGAGGCCTTGTGGGAAGAAAGTGCAATACTTAAAGTAATG GAATTTCTGGCGTTGTCGAGGTCTGATGCAATACAACTACTATCACAATACAATGGAAACGCTGAGGCTGTGATCCAGCAACTCTTTGGCTAA
- the BNAC07G48590D gene encoding uncharacterized protein BNAC07G48590D: protein MACLEMYNSNGGGASPRISFSNDFVEIRPETTKTPRSSPLSKQEGSSSPSENFEFSVSNYTMMPADELFSKGKLLPYKETNQGQRTLREELLVDEDEEESPRDATNIFSLKPPVFSSSSSSKGRWKGLLGLKRAHVGAKNNEERFVHMINKKQSQEAMNGREGSSCKELKKSM, encoded by the exons ATGGCATGCTTAGAAATGTACAACTCCAATGGTGGTGGTGCGAGTCCTAGAATCTCTTTCTCTAATGATTTCGTTGAGATAAGGCCTGAGACGACGAAGACGCCGAGATCAAGCCCTCTCTCCAAACAAGAGGGTTCTTCTTCACCTTCTGAAAATTTCGAGTTCTCTGTCTCCAACTACACAATGATGCCTGCTGATGAACTTTTCTCTAAAGGAAAGCTGCTGCCTTACAAGGAGACTAATCAAGGCCAGAGAACATTGAGAGAAGAGCTTCTCGTtgacgaagacgaagaagaaagtCCTCGTGATGCAACCAACATCTTTTCTCTCAAGCCACCGGtcttctcatcttcttcttcctctaagGGAAGGTGGAAAGGGCTTCTGGGCCTTAAGAGGGCCCATGTTGGGGCTAAGAACAATGAAGAACGATTTGTTCATATGATCAACAAGAAACAATCTCAG GAAGCAATGAATGGAAGAGAAGGGTCAAGTTGCAAGGAATTGAAGAAGAGTATGTAG